A single region of the Pelobates fuscus isolate aPelFus1 chromosome 4, aPelFus1.pri, whole genome shotgun sequence genome encodes:
- the TCF24 gene encoding transcription factor 24 produces MVEKVQRPLVSSLVHGRDESPGGSVQDSHNLLGRGKAEGGKAGGSNGNNMGNRPAAANAARERNRVQTLRHAFLELQRTLPSVPPDTKLSKLDVLILATTYIAHLTRSLQEEDESSSGSHQPSTPKNSGNLSPELLGTLHNADGYLHPVKKWPMRSRLYIGASGQFLHQSLSTESQNEEENLH; encoded by the exons ATGGTGGAGAAAGTGCAGCGCCCTCTTGTGTCTAGTCTAGTGCATGGCAGAGACGAGTCTCCTGGTGGCTCTGTACAAGATTCACATAATTTGCTGGGAAGAGGAAAAGCTGAGGGAGGAAAAGCTGGAGGAAGTAATGGCAACAACATGGGAAATCGACCTGCCGCCGCCAATGCTGCTCGGGAGAGAAACAGAGTACAGACCTTGCGCCATGCATTCCTGGAGCTTCAGAGGACACTACCTTCTGTGCCACCAGATACCAAACTATCTAAGCTGGATGTGCTGATATTGGCAACAACCTACATTGCCCACCTTACCCGCAGCCTTCAGGAGGAAGATGAAAGCAGCAGCGGCAGTCACCAGCCCAGTACCCCAAAGAACTCAGGAAATCTTAGTCCAGAACTCCTGGGGACCCTGCAtaatgcggatggatatcttcaCCCTGTTAAG AAATGGCCGATGCGTTCCAGACTATATATCGGAGCCTCTGGGCAGTTTCTACACCAATCACTGTCCACTGAAAGCCAGAATGAAGAAGAAAATCTCCACTGA